CAAGGAAAAATTCAGTTCATTTCCAAATaatccataaaaaaagaaaaaggaacagcTCCTGCGATGGAACTCATTCCGGGCAAGCGAGACAATTTGGACACCGACCCACCGAGATTATTCCTTTCAGCGAAATGAAGgattgacagtatcaaaacaAGGAAGATAAGAGCAGCTCCAGACGGCTCAATCACAGCTCTTTATCTTTCAAACTCGGACTTATCATTACCCAAATGGAATCAAATTCAAAAGGTTTGACATCAGTCGACCAATTCAAACCACATAGCCAATAATCGGAGCCCACAAGAAAATCGGCCCTCCGTGATCATCACTTGGATCAGAAATTCCCAAATACATAAACGGGGACCGAAATTCAGAGGGCGTAATCATCGAGAACGAGAGGAAAAGATCGCGGCAGAATCTGAAAGCGATGAGTTCCAATTGCGTACCCAGCAACACAGCGCAATCTGCAAATGCTAGGACCAGGGGGGACCGACGAAATGTCAAAGTCGGGGAAGATTTCTCCGACGAGACAATCGATCGTCGCCGGTATCGATGGCCTctgctcttcttctcttctcttctcctgTATTCTCCTTATTTTTCTTGTCGGGTACGGACGGGGTTGGGTTTGGACTTTCCGTGCTGAGTTTAATTGGACAAGAGCATCCGGTCCGATTGGGCACACGGAAAGAAAACGATTGATAACTTTTTTGAAGAACCCGTCGAACCGGATTTGAACCGCGTGTTGAACCGGTCCCCATTAAAAAATTACGCGGAGACGGCAGAGCAGGTATTCTCGTAGGAGGTTAGACAGCTCTTACCGGGGGGAGAGGTTTCGGGTCATCCGCCCCCTTCCTTGACCCAGACACGATCTaattcttctctctctctctctctctctctctctctctctctctctctctctctctctcatgtaTGCCCGGTTTTCGTCGACTCTTTTTGGTCACCTTCAAAAACAAACCAGAATTCCGTCTTGACATGATGAATAGTGGTGCCCACCTGCAGAGCGCAGTCCTCCCTGCAGCCTTGAAGTTGATTATTTCTCGAGTGTGGTCCAGCTATACTCCGCGAGGAGCCCAACGGGCTTATGGCTTTGCCTTGCCATTTGACCTCTCTTCCCGTGTGACTAGGAATGTTCCGTGACAACCTCTCAATTGTCACCGCCTGGCGCCTCTTGCTACCACGGTAGCACCCAGTGTGGTCAGCACCAATCGTGTTAAGCTTACACTCATTCACATTTGTTCATCATGCTATGCCCCGGGCCTTTTGCTCTTCTAACGGACAAGGTGGCCGCCCATTCGTCAAGGCCCAGGAATCCGCTGGACATCTCATCGGCGGGATTAGATACCAGCCAGCTCATAACAAAATGGTAGAACAGGCTGACACAACCGAATTGGTCGAGGAAAAGGAAAGCCCAGCGACCAAGCACTCCCGCCCCCAAAAGCGGAGACTGAACAACCGCCAGGTTGTCGGTTGTCGAGGACCCATCTGAAGAGGAGGCGGGCGCCCTATAAGTTGACCACCCTATGCAGTAAATGCACTATGAGGGGGGCAGGCGAATGGGAACCGACCGAGAACCCGAACCACTTGACTGACTGACCCCTTCATACTCGATGCATTAGAGTCGGGGATGGATGGAACCAATCAAAAGTgctaaagaaaaaacaaataaaaaattccaaaGAATCATAGACTCATGAAAAGCTTTGAAGATGGGTGATTGGGGGAAATTCTATCTTGTAATCGATCTAGGTacaaatcaattttaattattctattCTAATTGATTGTAATTTGCTTTCGATgaacaagaaaaaatatttatgacgAAAAAGGAAAAGCGGTTAAAGGTTGAAAATTAaagtgattttattttttaataatttattagagATGCAAATAATCTATTATAATTGACGTAATTTACTAAAATCATTTTAAAGTTATTGGACTTAAACCTTCCCGCAGTGGGGAGATACCATTTAATTCGGCCAATTGAGGCCGACCCAGATATATATGATAGTTGGAGCGGCAGAGGGATCTGTTGCAGCACATTTTAACGGTTTTAGCCCGAAGGCATAAACTTTTAATTGAGTATCGCGTTTATCCCAATGTCAGATATAGCCCGTTAACGGCCATGACGTGTCACACAGAAGCTTACGTGGAATGAGACCAACAGTTGCGGGAACTGAGGCGCATTCTGATTTACCCTTGCCTGACTTCTCTGAAATTGGATTGGGGCCGGcaggcaaaatcgtcatttcccCCTCAATCGGGGCAGAAAATCGCAGTTTCACAGGAGAGATCAGAGAGCTTGTCTTCAATCAGAGGCCAGGGAGAGCACAGAGAGAGCAAACTAGGGATGTGAGCTCACGGCATTTGCAGGTTTGCTCCAAAATTTGGTAGCAGAGGGTCGCATTGAGGATTCTTCGCAGAAATTACGAAGTTCAGCCAAAGGCATTAGTGAATTTCATGTAAAATATACGCAGAAGTGACGCCGTGGAGGGTTTTGCAGAAAATAGGGATATTCTCGAGGAGGACTGCGAGTGATTTTGCACAATTTAGGAACTAAAAGGTTCAAACAATGTTCGCAAATGGAAATGTGAAGAGAAATGGAGGAAGGTTTGTGAAGTTCATAAGCATTGTCGTCGTGGAGTACGAGCTGTGGTTTTCACCTCATGAAGCCATAATAAACTCGGACAAAGGTTTTAGGGGAATGCAAATACTGAAAGGTATGAacaattaattgaatttgaaagaTCTATAGGACCGTTTGGATTCAgcgttaaagttactttgattttgattttgattttgattttgattgtgaaaaataacaaatgagatgtgattataaatttgacttggaaaacgtgtgtttttgttgtgtaatgtattgagttaaagttaaaattaaaattttttaattaaaaaatatatatttttattgtgtaatgtgttaagttaaagttaaagttaaatttaaaatcaattgtttttttaatcCAAACGGGGTTATATTTATAGTTGATACTAACTCTAGTTGTGGATAAAGGATACCGATTGCGGTTTCTTTAAATGGCATGATCCCGAGGACCACTGGCATACAAAAAGGCGTTTTGTTGTCATTGATGGCTGAAAAGTGCTATTTACTAGAGTGGTTGAAGCTATTCAAGGATAGACGGTCTTTGGGCAACTCACTAGCTCAGAGTTTCATCGATCCCAAATAGGTAGTGGCGATCCCCTTTACTTCAATTAATCAGGTCAGAGAATGACCCAAAGTTTCACTCTATGTGTGAATTCAACTTTcgcataattttaaaattatttatagaatGAAATAGATTTTGTCGATTATTAGTTCAACCCTCTTTATTATAGTATAGTGTAGTCAACTTTTATATTCATTAagggtgtgcacggataccggGTATACTCGAAATCGGTCGAAACTTATCCGTTAGGGTAGAGTCCGAGTAActcatattgaaaatataatagGGTCCAGGTATTAAATAAGGAACCGATGAAAatcgatttttattttagttccTACATACAGGGTACTCAGAACCAGAATCGAAATCCGAACCCTGTAAATAGTTActagctaaaaaaaaaagttattaatCTCTGAGCTGCTCCTTgccctcctcttcctcttctctttcccttcctcttctcttctctccttcACCTCCGACGAGTCCACCAGCAGCCTTTTTGTTACCCTCCTCCCTATAATCCACCAATTCGCCTCCGTCCATGAAGACACCGCCTCAGTCTTGCTCGCCTCAAGGAAGCGGAAGAGGGTCGCCTAGTTGCACGAACCCGATCTTAGGGGTCATGCTTTCCTCGCGAGGGGCGGAGATTTCTCGGACCCCAATTGGAGCCTCGACTTGTACATAAACTCTTTCAATATGACAACCTCCACCTTCGAGTGGCTCTTTGGCCTGCTCGATTCTCGAGACCCCGTGGGCTCCTTGCTTAACCTTTCCATGGAGTTCCAGTTAAGAATCGGGCTCTTCCGATTGGCCACAGCCCATAGGTAGTAGCTACAGTGACATTTCTTGGCTCTGTAGACTGACCAGCAAGCACCGGGTactcaaaacaaaaaaaaattacaggttCCACCGCGTACTTGAAacttgtggtataatacaggttccgggtagatTTCGATTCCAAGATTCAATAGGATAGGGTTCGatttcaaaatcttggaacctgtcccttacagggtagggtctgggtatcatgaaaaaaaataggtaCCCGGAAATAATCACCCCCAATATTCATATACCTATAGATGGtaatttaacaaaattaattaaaaaattattttagattttAGTTTTTATAGACTTTGTCAAGTTTACATATACCAAGTTTTTTGACCCCGTGTGTCGCACGAGACTCTTACTACaaatataattgaatttaTCTAATTCAAACTATACTTATTTCttagttaaatttcaaaaaaattcataagcactatttctttttccagTAATATACAATATCTAACAATTATATCGAATTATCTTAAGGAATTATGATCAATTAATGCATTACTGCTATGTTGAAGAAGCAAAGTGCTAGTGtgacattttcaaaattattattttatcgaaaTTTCGTCACCCTAAGTTTTGacgataattttataattataatatttattcataAGTTTTGAGGATATATTAGTATTTCAAGCCCAAATATTTATGCatgtataaattaaaatatttataaacttttaatttatatgcatttactaatttaatccTATTTAACCCaagttgtatatatatttataattatgccACTATTTATAACACTGCTTTCAAGTTTTAAATTGTATAGATATTGATAGATGGATTCcacatataaaattaaagtatAAGTTACTAATACtcatttttaatagaaaatttatcaaaagaTTTAAATTAAGCATTTTAAATAAGAAtctcataaaataatattacaaaAATTATCACTAAACCGTTTAAAATCAATCCAATTGAAGTCTAAAATAGtagaaattattattcaaaattataagtcaattattgaaaattcttacggttcataaaaaataagttcatttttaaaaattataaataattattatatgtaaataaatCCGTGCAACACATGTGATTAAAAACTAGTATCCTATTTGAAGAGATGTATTAATCTCATACTATCATATAAGGAACTGTTGCACTTCATTATAAACacaatttccttattatttgcataaaaaaaattggagaagAAGCTCCACTTCTCACTAAGAAGAAACCCACTCCACCGGCGTTTAGTTTCCTTCtagtatataataatataaaaagttcACAGATGGAGGGTAGCATGGGTATGCATTATATCAATAATACacaaaaaggagaaagaaagtTTCCTCTGACTTATACTTTCACATTTTATCCACACtaaatatattcaaattaatgagAGACGTTCATTTAAGATTAACATAATAAAACAACTTAAAAACTATTAACTCACATCTCAAAcccttacttttttttctcctttatcTCTCTCATCTTTCATCTCTTCCGTCTCCACTCTCATCTCTTTCTTACTAagtcaccttttttttttcaaaaaaactaataatttgCTCATCAAGAGATCGATGATATATTAAATCTGATATCAAGAGATCGATGATATATTAAATCTgatatcaagaaaatttttacatcaattttaaTCTTGACTTGCTAAATGTACATCATATTATCCATTCCATCTGTCTGCCATTAAAAACTCGACGGAATCCTCTGACGATATAATGTACATTTAATAGCTCAAGAttaaaattgatgtaaaaaaagtaAGAGAGTTATCTAATGGTAGGCAAATAGAAAATGTCATCttatgtacacttaatctgtCAAGatccaatttgatgtaaaaaatttcttgatgtCTGATTTGATATAACACCAATCTCTTGATGGGACAAATTGTTAGTTTACTCAAATTTTTATTGTCTCTCTCCCCATtcactttcttttattttagaattattttaacAATCGCGCACGTAGTGTGAGCACACTTctagttatatataatatttttagtgTAACCAaagtttttcaattacaaaagaGGCTCATGACCTATTGTAATGAAAGAAAtattctaaataattaatgaaagaGCACGAGTAGTCTCACGTAAGTATCGAACTTGTAACATCTATATTCATAGGAAAGGGTGTATGCCACTTACTCTGCACCTCTTTTGATGGTGCAATCAAAGTTTTGGGGACTGATTGTTGAAAATCAAAGATAATAGGGAGTGAAAGGAGATTCTGCCTTCTCAGCTTCTGTCTTCTTCAATTCCTCAGGTCACACGTCACAGTCATTGTCACGCTGACGCATTTCCTTCTCTCGTTCTCTCGTCTCTCGCACTCCGCTGAGCCTCTAAGCCGCCCATTCCGTTGAGAAGAACTGTTACCTCCGATGCCGTACCGTTGCTTCCGTGCTTCTCCATGGCTTCTTCTTCAACAGGCCCATGAGCCGCCCGTTCCTCCATCGCAAACCCAGTCTTCTCCTCCGTTCATCTTCCTGTCTCTGTAGTCGCAATCTTTGCGCTAAAACTGCAATTTCTGAGGCTGATGTGTTCATGGATAAAGTGAGACACAGATGCAAGATCGGCGGAGTGAGAAACCTTGACCAAGCCCTGTCTTGCTTCGACAGGATGACCAGATCGCGACCATTGCCTTGATTTTAACCTGCTCATCGGGGTCATCTTTCGGATGGGGCACTATGCTTCGGCCAGTGGGCTGATCAGAAAGATGGATGAGGTCGGTATCGACTCTAACCTTCATAGTTtcaatatttgaatgaactGTCTATGCCGATCGAAAAGGGTCGATCTTGGTTTTGCTGTTATGGGAAGTGCGCTTAAACTCGGGTTTCCACCGGACGTGGTGACCTTGACTACTCTAGTCAATGGGCTCTGCATTGTGGGTAACATTTCCAGAGCTGTGCTGTTAGTTGATGTTGTGGAAGACAGAGGGTTTGAGCCTGATGAAGTCACTTATGGAGCAATTGTGAAGGGCTTGATTGAGACAAGCAAGACGTCTCTTGCCCTTGGCTTGCTCGAGAAGTGGGAGGGCAGGAGCTGTACGGTGAATGTTGTTACGTGCTCCACAGTAGTTGATGGCCTATGCAAGGAAGGACAATTGCGGAGGCTTTTAAGCTCTTCGAGAGGATGATAGACAAAGGTGTTAAGCCCAATTTCGTCACGTACAACACCTTGATTCATGTTATTTGCTCTGTAGGACAATGGGAAAAGGTTGAAGTACTCTTAACAAGAATGATTCAAAGGGACATCATGCCGGATGCGCAAACTTTCAACACTATAGTAGATGCACTTTGTAAGGATGGGATGCTCTCCGAAGCAGAGTCTACTCTCGATGCTATGATTCAAAGAGGTATCGAGCCCGATGTTGTCACGTACAATTCACTGATAGCTGGATATTTCCTTCATAATAGAATTAGAGCTGCTGAGAGTTTGTTCCATTTGATGTCGAAAAGGGGCTGTTCCCCCAATGTTGTCACTTACAATACAGTGATAAATGGATATTGCaagaggaaaaaaatggaTAAGGCAGTGATTATATATCATGAAATGCTTCAAAAGGGCATGATTCCAACCATTGTAACATTCAACATCCTTATTGGTGGCTTTTTCCAGATTGTCGACATGCAAGCTGTGGAGCAACTTTTGAGGGAGATGCTCGATGTTGGTCCCTCTCCAAACTTTCAGACGTATGTTATCCTCTTGGATGGATACTGTAAACATGGTCATCTTGATAGGGCAATGGCATTGTTTCGGCAGTTGGAAGATCAAGGGATGAGTCCTAACGTTGTGATCTACAATATCCTCATAAACGGCATGTGCAATGCTGGGAAACTTGAAGATGCCAAGAGACTTTTTAATGATTTGCTCAGCAAAGGGTGTCAGCCTGATGTCATGGCATTTACCACGCTTATGAATGGATTATGTAAGGAAGGCCATGTAAGTGAAGCGCGTAAGTTACTCCAAGAGATGGGATAGAAAGGATGTTTCCCCAATGCTGTGGCTTACAACATTCTAATTAGGGCTGCTCTTATGAAAAATGAATTGTGTGGTGCCCTAGAGCTTCTCCATCAAATGTGTGACAGTGGCTTCTCTGTGGATTCTTGGACAGTGGAATTACTCTTAGATGATAGAATGGACCCAGGCATCTTAGAACATATAAAAGAGGTTCTATAGATTCCTTGCTCTACCCTATAGGTATTCAAGGTGACCAATGTGTTTCTTGTTGTATTTATTTAAGTATGGTTAGTTAATAATAGAAAACACTTGTCTAGTATTATTCTTTTAGAGGTGATATATTTGACAGTATTGTCGATTCTCGAGAAAAGGCCAACCTTGAGCTGTAGCTGATATGAAATTCCATGTCAAGTGAACAGACAATTTTCAGTATGTGATTGAAAGAGATTGGAAAACTAACATATGCATTTTCCTTCTAACAAAGCTGTCGGCCAAAGCAGTGGAGGTTAATTTTAGTACAGTTCCAACCACCAAAGTTGTTGTAGTACCTATTTACAAAATCTGTGAATAACAACAGCTAAGAGGGTTGTGTAATGAGATATGGTGAAAACAGTTTTTCTTTCTCATTTCTTTGCACCTTTTTGATTTGTTACTCCTCTGCAGACATTTCACCCATGCTGTCTCTGGTTAAAATCTATTATGTGACGCTTATATTCGAGAACATGCAGCAAGGACATAATCTCTTTAAGTTTTAAATTCTCTTCGCATCTTGTCAGACTTTAATCCTTGATGATCCGCTGGCAAATTCTTTCATTGTTCTGGCAAGTGGCAACTGTTGATATTGAAGATGACCACCAGTTAATTTGTAAGTTCCTTCTCCAGATCCCCATCATATCTCTCTATTGTATTGCAGTGAACATCTTTCTGTATGGATTGTTGTATTGAAGAATATGTCTGCTATTATTTGCATTCGATTTCTTCTCCTTTGTCACTCTGCTGACCGCGTATGCCATTTCAACGCTATCCCTGTGCGAGGAATATTACACTATTATTAGTATCTTCTTCCATGACCTCATTTCAGGAAGGTATGCTGGGTTGTTACATGAATGGTATGTCTAGTATTCATTATCTGATCTTGTTCTTCTGGAATTTTGTTTTGAAGGCAGCTTGATTAATATGACAAGTTGGAATATGTGGTGATTGAGCGAAGAGATGGTTTCTGTCAGCATACTTATTCATCTCATTTCTGTTCATTTTCTCCCATTATCTTCTCTTTTTGGAGGAGGTCTTGGACTGCagctcctatatggagaatttTATGGAAGTTGGAAGGACCTCAACACATGAGGACTTCTTCTATGGTGTCTGGCCCACAATCGACTTCTTACGATGCTCACAGGTCTGTCAGTAATGTTACTTCTTCAGGCATTTGTGGAAGCTGTTTACAAGAGGAAATATCCTCTTAAAATAAGTTGGCTTATTCACGCTCTTTCAGACCACCCTGCCCCGGTCACTAGAGAGTCATGGCCGTGTATTCTTTTCCAGAACCCCTTTTGATGGTTGTCCCTTAATCTCTGCACTCTGTGCTTGCTGCATTGGAAATATCAACTGGTCTGTTGTTGGCTGGTTAGGTCGATGGCGAAACAAGGGCATGTTTTGACACTAGCTGCATCTACCTGTTTAGGAGTACGAAGTTGTCACGAGAGTTGCTTGCTGCTTCCTTTATGAGAGCCAGCCATTTGTTTGATCGGATTGATAAGAGATCAAGGAGGCCTTTTAATTGCATCAGATGGTGCGGACCCCGACCCAGATGGGTGAAGCTTGATATAAATGGTGCCCTTTTCTGGCAACTCGTAGGAGGGCCAGCCATTCGTCGACTATTGTTGGACGTGGGGGCTTGTGCTACTCCCGCTGCACTTTTGGATTGGTGCCATTACGAAATTCTTGTCCGGGATTGACATGTCACGTGTTGACTTGAGGTTCCCTACGTCTACGAGGTACCACGTGAGCGAATTGGCTAGCTCGATAGGCCAATATTTATGGGATGTCTTCACCCTGTTTCTGTATTCCACCgtaaaaaggaaatatatataatctaacaCTTTCATtcctcttttatttatttatgcaaATTTTAAGTCCATAATTGATATCTGTGTTCATGTCCGTTTCCCTCCACTAAAAGAATGAACATCATATTGTGCAGTCATGCAAGTAATCAGGGACAGATATAGGAACATAAATTTTTCCAATTAAATTAGAGGAAGCGGATAACtataatttcatgaaaaattaaagatcATTTGTTAATTTCCTTTAGGCGTCAAAATTTTGGAACAAAGATCGACTCTATCAATCCCGCATCTTGTTGGGACAAATGATTTGCAAAGAATGTAGTTGCGGAAATACAGGAAGAGGAAAATGGTCATCAAGAActccattctttttcttttttattttcttaaaagagagtaaaaataaaaaaactaccCAATCAGTCTACGAATGCTCCTACGTGCATGGCATGCATATGCATCGGCATTGTCTTGTATTGTCACGTTATATTAACTAGTTTGTAATGTACCGAAGCTCGAACACTACAACATATGAAGAGCCATGAAATACCGTGTCCTCATTGGTGATCATACTTTTTGTAGCTCAGCTTAGCGGTATATGAGCTCTACAGAGACTTTGATAACACCTTTACAAATGCTTTTTATCGTTCATATATCCAAATCTAATATAACACCATGTCCCCCATATATGCCTGCATTTATATCGTAAACAACCTTCACCAAACTTCGAAAGATGATCAGATTCGTCGAAGTGAGGCCAATCTCTTTTCGAGATCCTCCACATCTGGTGATTCAGTACTGCAGACAAGTTCATACAAACCCAAAAATAGTTAGGAACTATGATTATCGGGATAGAAGACTAACATGCATGAGATGCATTCTGCAACTATTGACGCTGAGCTGGTGTGGTGTTTAGCTTTCTTCTCGCGCTGACTCTTAAAACCTACTCTGATATATTATGATGTAACATTTACTCCCGAAATATAACTGAATGAGCCAATGATTGACCCGACGCTTTTGTGCCTGAGCATAGAAAATGGGGGTTCCACTAATATCttaataaatgtaaaatttaAGCTTCATCTATTTGGGTCGAGCGCTCAGTTATATGCACATTGTGTTCATTGAAACTTGATCAAATCGATCGATCATATTCTAACAAGTAGAGTCTACGGTGATCAAGCTTCTCTTTGACACTATTTATCCATGACATCGCACATGGTCCAAAACCATCAAATAGTTTCCCATGTATATGAAATCAAGCAAAAGTGATGGGGAAGAAGCAAGCTTCATTCTTGTTTCAAAGAATATACGCTCTAAGTTGGGTT
Above is a window of Punica granatum isolate Tunisia-2019 chromosome 7, ASM765513v2, whole genome shotgun sequence DNA encoding:
- the LOC116212968 gene encoding pentatricopeptide repeat-containing protein At1g62670, mitochondrial-like isoform X1, which gives rise to MQGRTIAEAFKLFERMIDKGVKPNFVTYNTLIHVICSVGQWEKVEVLLTRMIQRDIMPDAQTFNTIVDALCKDGMLSEAESTLDAMIQRGIEPDVVTYNSLIAGYFLHNRIRAAESLFHLMSKRGCSPNVVTYNTVINGYCKRKKMDKAVIIYHEMLQKGMIPTIVTFNILIGGFFQIVDMQAVEQLLREMLDVGPSPNFQTYVILLDGYCKHGHLDRAMALFRQLEDQGMSPNVVIYNILINGMCNAGKLEDAKRLFNDLLSKGCQPDVMAFTTLMNGLCKEGHVSEARKLLQEMG
- the LOC116212968 gene encoding pentatricopeptide repeat-containing protein At1g63400-like isoform X2 translates to MIQRDIMPDAQTFNTIVDALCKDGMLSEAESTLDAMIQRGIEPDVVTYNSLIAGYFLHNRIRAAESLFHLMSKRGCSPNVVTYNTVINGYCKRKKMDKAVIIYHEMLQKGMIPTIVTFNILIGGFFQIVDMQAVEQLLREMLDVGPSPNFQTYVILLDGYCKHGHLDRAMALFRQLEDQGMSPNVVIYNILINGMCNAGKLEDAKRLFNDLLSKGCQPDVMAFTTLMNGLCKEGHVSEARKLLQEMG